A section of the Desulfobulbaceae bacterium genome encodes:
- a CDS encoding DUF342 domain-containing protein, with protein MGSDLVKQGVDICDGQFVVKVSKDKLQAFVSLKDPKSGLTLDDVDVNALMADVRQSGVNFGVLGSPQPREDGTFCVARGVNVVHGENARVKAYVKPCVVRVPKMKESSSIAKVDFRELGSIVNVPKDKLLLEKISPTAGTPGKTVLSEVLSPKAGKDVTVKVGPGVRLSEDGMKAYSEVEGKYMLADGKAAVMTEHLMSGDVDMSTGNIVFVGERITVNGSVQPGFPGKCKKDVDIAMGVQNSASIIAGGEIVIKGGVIGDEIVIQCWGDVKADFVENVGRIEVKGSLHVSDTIIQANVHVGKDVIVTGGKGILIGGKYIVGGSLHAKAIGSEAEVTTEIAVGINPELEERKQHLAKEKQLWPAKMNEIIKNTTALKKQQKDEGGLPPDKMELLKKLNSNLPEVMAKVNELTEKEEALEVELDKATNESVYVYGTVFPGTRVSIGSLSRTLISTEERVVIHLDKATQQIHCRAMTPEEKNNMPV; from the coding sequence ATGGGTTCAGACCTCGTCAAACAAGGTGTTGATATTTGCGATGGCCAATTTGTTGTAAAGGTCAGCAAGGATAAGCTGCAGGCATTTGTCAGTCTAAAAGACCCCAAGAGTGGCCTCACACTTGACGATGTTGATGTGAATGCCTTAATGGCTGATGTCCGCCAGAGTGGCGTGAATTTTGGAGTGCTTGGTTCTCCACAGCCCAGGGAAGACGGAACCTTTTGCGTTGCCAGAGGTGTTAATGTTGTGCATGGTGAGAATGCGAGGGTTAAAGCCTATGTAAAGCCTTGTGTGGTCAGGGTACCAAAAATGAAAGAAAGCTCGTCAATTGCAAAGGTTGATTTTCGTGAGCTTGGTTCCATTGTTAATGTTCCCAAGGACAAACTTCTTCTTGAAAAAATTTCGCCAACAGCAGGCACTCCAGGTAAAACAGTACTCAGCGAGGTGCTCAGTCCCAAAGCTGGTAAAGATGTCACTGTCAAGGTTGGTCCGGGAGTCCGCTTATCTGAAGATGGAATGAAGGCCTATTCTGAGGTTGAAGGCAAGTATATGCTGGCCGATGGCAAGGCCGCAGTTATGACTGAGCATCTGATGAGCGGTGATGTTGATATGAGCACCGGCAATATTGTTTTTGTCGGTGAGCGTATTACGGTTAATGGGTCAGTTCAGCCGGGCTTTCCCGGCAAGTGCAAGAAAGATGTCGATATTGCCATGGGGGTTCAGAACTCAGCTTCAATTATTGCTGGGGGCGAAATTGTAATTAAAGGCGGTGTTATCGGCGATGAGATAGTCATTCAATGCTGGGGTGATGTCAAGGCCGATTTTGTCGAGAATGTTGGCCGCATCGAGGTGAAAGGCAGTTTACATGTGTCTGATACGATTATTCAGGCCAACGTGCATGTCGGCAAGGATGTTATTGTAACAGGCGGCAAAGGCATATTAATTGGCGGTAAATATATTGTTGGCGGCTCCCTTCACGCCAAGGCGATTGGTTCGGAAGCTGAGGTGACTACAGAAATAGCCGTTGGCATCAATCCGGAGTTAGAGGAACGCAAACAGCACTTGGCCAAAGAAAAACAGCTCTGGCCGGCAAAGATGAACGAAATTATCAAAAACACCACGGCCTTAAAAAAACAGCAAAAAGACGAGGGTGGTTTGCCGCCGGATAAAATGGAATTACTGAAGAAACTTAACAGCAACTTGCCGGAAGTAATGGCCAAAGTCAACGAACTCACAGAAAAAGAAGAGGCCTTGGAGGTTGAGCTCGATAAGGCCACCAATGAAAGCGTCTATGTCTACGGGACAGTATTTCCAGGAACCCGTGTAAGCATAGGCAGCCTGTCAAGAACCCTGATTTCTACGGAGGAGAGAGTTGTTATTCATTTAGACAAAGCAACTCAGCAAATCCACTGTCGGGCTATGACCCCTGAAGAAAAAAACAACATGCCCGTTTAA
- a CDS encoding substrate-binding domain-containing protein codes for MTHLIFIFAMIPFIFNNATAFAANYSFSVCGTGDSQILLQKLAEHYQTTHPDITINIQDSVGSSGGIRKVASGECELGRVARNFNNKELQYNLKHQLFAYSAIAFITSSHLTIDTISTKQVVSILSGETSNWKKLGGDDAPIYIVNRERGDSSRTVLEENIPALNDLSPWAGKMFYTTTEAVQAVERHENTFSFAPLAVAKAHKVQILNYNGINPSPQNIKSGKYPLVVSLGLVWKDVLNQPVQEFVDFIISPSAQTIISDNGAIPAK; via the coding sequence ATGACGCACCTCATCTTTATATTCGCCATGATCCCTTTCATTTTTAATAACGCAACTGCCTTTGCCGCCAACTATTCCTTTTCAGTTTGCGGCACTGGTGACTCCCAGATTCTTCTTCAGAAGCTCGCCGAACACTACCAGACAACTCACCCGGATATCACTATCAACATTCAAGATAGTGTCGGCTCAAGTGGCGGTATTCGCAAAGTTGCATCAGGTGAATGCGAGCTCGGCAGAGTTGCACGAAATTTCAACAACAAAGAGCTGCAATACAACCTTAAACACCAACTTTTTGCCTATAGCGCCATTGCTTTCATCACCAGTAGTCATCTCACCATTGACACCATCTCAACAAAACAGGTTGTCAGCATTCTGAGTGGCGAAACTTCCAACTGGAAAAAGCTCGGAGGAGATGACGCCCCAATTTACATCGTAAACAGGGAGCGGGGTGACTCAAGTCGAACTGTTCTTGAAGAAAACATTCCGGCCTTAAATGATCTTTCACCCTGGGCCGGAAAAATGTTCTACACCACCACCGAAGCTGTTCAGGCTGTTGAACGTCACGAAAACACCTTTTCATTTGCACCTTTGGCGGTTGCTAAAGCACACAAAGTTCAGATTCTTAATTACAATGGCATTAACCCTTCTCCACAAAATATTAAATCCGGAAAATATCCGCTTGTGGTCAGCCTTGGACTGGTCTGGAAAGATGTGCTTAATCAACCGGTACAAGAGTTTGTCGATTTCATCATAAGCCCATCAGCGCAGACCATTATCAGCGATAATGGCGCAATCCCGGCAAAATAA
- a CDS encoding (Fe-S)-binding protein, producing MKTENPHNVQCAKCGSCVPVCPIFQATGRETLTARGRIHLLAKLTNPKTAEFGDILSKCLLCGACRNACPRGIDIPATIIAARSNIKQFDKDSFKKKFIRQLLGSPILLKTITSITELAPNKAQLPAESGLNLRLAGLDLSITMPNKSFIDTQKNKSPTTLPKNSVLYFTGCLANHLSPGIASSSTTLLKKLCGLETFTPTQQGCCGMASLSAGDYEKAIKVAKDNIDAFSTGEIANLPIFTSCSTCYSALRQYPELFKHDEFWKKKADQFAQRLCEFSSFLLKNRQTDTLPTDHKPPGSSQQFFYHDPCHLRYGHPDGAAPYPPITQQPRELLQTTTGITPLELPNGPQCCGQGGLFHISHPELAAQVNDSLVNNVRQLNAKYIVTTCSGCLLQWKSAMTKTQPTSQCLHLAEFIECFPA from the coding sequence ATGAAAACAGAAAACCCTCACAACGTACAATGCGCAAAATGCGGCTCCTGTGTGCCTGTTTGCCCGATATTTCAGGCAACCGGTCGAGAAACGCTAACGGCCAGAGGACGAATCCATCTGCTCGCCAAACTCACGAATCCTAAAACCGCCGAGTTTGGCGACATTCTGTCCAAATGCCTGCTCTGCGGAGCCTGTCGCAACGCCTGTCCGCGAGGTATTGACATCCCCGCAACAATTATTGCGGCCCGCTCGAACATCAAACAGTTTGACAAAGATAGTTTCAAAAAAAAATTCATTCGTCAACTCCTTGGTTCACCAATTTTACTGAAAACGATAACAAGCATTACAGAGTTAGCCCCCAATAAAGCGCAGTTACCGGCGGAAAGCGGCCTTAATCTTCGTCTGGCTGGACTTGACCTATCCATTACAATGCCCAATAAAAGTTTTATCGATACACAAAAAAACAAATCGCCTACTACTCTACCCAAGAATTCAGTACTGTATTTCACTGGCTGCCTGGCAAATCACCTCTCACCTGGTATCGCCAGTTCATCAACCACACTCTTAAAGAAACTTTGCGGCCTAGAGACCTTTACACCCACACAACAGGGCTGCTGCGGCATGGCAAGTTTGAGTGCCGGTGACTATGAAAAGGCCATTAAAGTTGCCAAAGACAATATTGACGCCTTCAGCACTGGAGAGATCGCCAATCTCCCCATATTCACTTCATGCTCCACCTGCTATTCAGCCCTTCGGCAGTACCCTGAATTATTCAAGCATGATGAGTTCTGGAAAAAAAAGGCCGATCAGTTTGCTCAACGTCTCTGCGAATTCTCATCGTTTCTTTTAAAAAACAGGCAGACCGACACTTTACCCACCGACCACAAACCTCCTGGCAGCAGTCAGCAGTTTTTCTACCACGACCCATGTCACCTTCGCTACGGACATCCAGATGGGGCTGCACCATACCCGCCAATAACACAGCAGCCGAGAGAACTTCTGCAAACTACCACCGGCATTACTCCATTAGAACTGCCCAACGGTCCGCAATGCTGCGGTCAAGGCGGATTGTTTCATATCAGCCACCCAGAACTTGCAGCTCAAGTGAATGACTCTTTAGTGAACAACGTCCGTCAACTGAATGCAAAATATATTGTCACAACGTGCTCGGGCTGTTTGCTCCAATGGAAATCAGCCATGACAAAAACGCAGCCCACATCCCAATGCCTGCATCTCGCCGAGTTTATTGAGTGTTTTCCTGCCTGA
- the ybeY gene encoding rRNA maturation RNase YbeY produces MPAIVRSEATRHYGISIKRLIKTADTMLKLCGQASSELSVLLVSDQAMQALNKQYRNKDRPTNVLSFPLRDADEAEDSMSPLGDIVISTDTAALEAQLHKIPVQARLNRLLVHGLIHLLGYDHERSDSEHTIMTNKENELYEHLVQHERRRTMTHLAINVDHVATLRQA; encoded by the coding sequence ATGCCCGCCATTGTTCGATCAGAAGCTACACGCCATTATGGAATCAGTATCAAGCGTTTGATAAAAACGGCTGACACCATGCTTAAACTGTGCGGACAAGCCTCTAGTGAGCTCAGCGTTCTCCTGGTCTCCGACCAGGCAATGCAGGCACTCAACAAGCAGTACCGAAATAAAGATAGGCCGACCAATGTCCTCTCTTTTCCTTTGCGGGATGCAGATGAGGCAGAAGACAGCATGAGCCCGCTGGGTGATATTGTCATCTCAACCGACACCGCAGCACTGGAGGCCCAACTCCACAAAATCCCGGTACAGGCACGACTCAATCGGCTTTTAGTACACGGGCTAATCCACCTTCTCGGCTATGACCACGAACGCTCGGATAGTGAGCACACCATAATGACAAACAAGGAAAATGAACTGTACGAACATCTTGTACAGCACGAAAGGAGACGGACAATGACCCACTTGGCAATTAATGTCGATCATGTGGCAACCCTTCGGCAGGCATGA
- a CDS encoding dynamin family protein, whose product MDEKILQSKIRSKVLSQLAPLLKKYDTDSTELESMLKWKPLVLILGNYSSGKSTFINELVGKDIQRTGQAPTDDSFTIITSPEKGGIEGETPGSDIVNNQELPFVPFKAFGEQFISHLRLKKVDSPLFENLAIIDSPGMLDSVSEKDRGYDYTAAVKEFAKLADIIVLMFDPHKAGTIKETYNTIRNTLPEATGEDRVIFVMSRIDECDNKADLVRSYGTLCWNLSQMTGRKDIPRVYLTFSPDMANITAELEVWAAEREQLKRKVKEAPELRIGHILQNVDRKVQDLMMVAEAMRVFADGGKKMFSSAMRNGLLVGAFCFLFLDVVIREIWGVPEKTFLSTLTTGVFDLTQLVVPMAGLLVSMVVFGLFFFKFRMPRYFRQTKANIERLVMIDTVYRKNVWDRVRPKVEELLAKPRFGSLFVGHAGNIRKLERFSTKTLKKFYQNLS is encoded by the coding sequence ATGGATGAAAAGATTCTCCAGAGTAAAATTCGCAGTAAAGTTCTTTCGCAGCTCGCGCCGTTGCTCAAAAAATATGACACGGATAGTACCGAGCTGGAGTCAATGCTTAAATGGAAGCCGCTTGTGCTGATTTTAGGTAATTACTCTTCTGGTAAATCGACTTTTATTAATGAGTTGGTGGGGAAAGATATTCAGCGAACCGGGCAGGCTCCGACAGATGACTCTTTTACAATTATCACATCACCTGAAAAAGGGGGGATAGAAGGAGAGACACCCGGATCAGATATTGTCAATAATCAGGAACTGCCCTTTGTCCCGTTTAAGGCCTTTGGTGAGCAATTTATTTCGCACCTGCGCCTGAAGAAAGTCGATTCACCGTTATTTGAAAACTTAGCCATAATCGATAGTCCAGGAATGCTGGACTCAGTTTCGGAAAAAGACCGGGGCTATGATTATACCGCCGCCGTGAAGGAGTTTGCCAAGCTGGCCGATATAATCGTCTTGATGTTTGATCCTCATAAGGCAGGCACAATTAAGGAAACCTACAACACTATTCGTAACACCTTGCCTGAGGCCACCGGTGAAGATAGGGTTATTTTTGTTATGAGCCGGATTGATGAATGTGACAATAAGGCTGATCTGGTTCGGTCGTATGGGACGTTGTGCTGGAATTTATCGCAGATGACAGGCCGAAAGGATATTCCCCGGGTCTATTTGACCTTTTCACCGGATATGGCCAATATCACAGCCGAGCTTGAAGTATGGGCCGCAGAGCGGGAACAGCTGAAACGAAAAGTAAAGGAAGCCCCTGAACTCAGGATTGGCCATATCCTGCAAAATGTTGACCGGAAAGTCCAGGATCTCATGATGGTGGCCGAGGCAATGCGAGTTTTTGCTGATGGCGGCAAGAAAATGTTCAGTTCGGCAATGAGAAATGGCCTGCTGGTCGGCGCCTTTTGCTTTCTTTTTCTGGATGTCGTCATTCGCGAAATATGGGGGGTACCGGAGAAAACATTTCTTTCAACACTAACGACCGGTGTTTTTGATCTCACGCAGTTGGTTGTTCCTATGGCTGGTTTGCTGGTCTCAATGGTTGTTTTTGGACTTTTCTTCTTTAAGTTCCGCATGCCCCGATATTTCAGGCAGACCAAGGCCAATATCGAGCGTTTAGTGATGATTGATACGGTTTACAGAAAGAATGTCTGGGATAGAGTGCGTCCTAAGGTCGAAGAGTTGCTTGCTAAGCCAAGATTTGGAAGCCTCTTTGTCGGTCATGCCGGAAATATTCGTAAACTGGAACGCTTTTCAACAAAGACGCTCAAAAAATTCTATCAGAATTTATCCTGA
- a CDS encoding PhoH family protein, whose product MTTLKQTTISLDFDSSKGVVELYGQQNVNLTAIEKSTGTKINTRGGQVSISGLAHETELAANLIRQLYSLIKANYPIFPVDVTYAIRILEKKPKADLKEIFLEQVYITGNKRVISPKSANQKKYIEAIKENDIVFGIGPAGTGKTYLAVAMAVAAYTKNIVGSIILTRPAVEAGEKLGFLPGDLAQKIDPYLRPLYDALNDMLGREKAASLIEQQIIEIAPLAFMRGRTLNNAFVILDEAQNTTQEQMKMFLTRMGFDSKAVITGDITQVDLPGNLHSGLVHANRILTNIDGIAFNYFDESDVVRHHLVQKIIKAYSTSKKTPKKR is encoded by the coding sequence GTGACCACCCTTAAGCAAACGACGATCAGCCTTGACTTTGACAGTTCTAAAGGCGTTGTAGAACTCTATGGCCAGCAAAATGTCAATTTAACTGCCATAGAAAAATCAACGGGAACAAAAATAAACACCAGAGGTGGGCAGGTTTCCATCAGCGGACTAGCGCATGAGACCGAGTTAGCGGCCAACCTGATCAGGCAACTCTACAGCCTCATTAAGGCAAACTACCCGATCTTCCCTGTTGACGTAACATACGCCATCCGCATACTGGAAAAGAAACCAAAGGCCGATCTGAAGGAGATCTTTCTTGAACAGGTCTACATAACCGGCAACAAACGCGTCATCTCCCCGAAAAGTGCCAACCAAAAAAAATATATCGAGGCCATTAAGGAAAATGACATTGTTTTCGGCATCGGCCCGGCCGGCACAGGCAAAACCTACCTTGCTGTTGCCATGGCGGTCGCGGCCTATACAAAAAATATTGTAGGCTCGATTATCCTCACTCGACCGGCAGTTGAAGCCGGTGAAAAATTAGGATTTCTGCCCGGTGATCTGGCCCAGAAGATTGATCCCTACCTGCGCCCGCTTTATGATGCCTTAAATGACATGCTCGGCCGGGAAAAGGCTGCCTCGTTAATAGAGCAGCAGATAATTGAGATCGCCCCTTTAGCCTTCATGCGGGGCCGTACACTCAACAATGCCTTTGTCATTCTCGATGAGGCACAAAACACAACCCAGGAACAGATGAAAATGTTTCTGACCCGCATGGGCTTCGATTCTAAAGCTGTTATCACGGGCGACATCACCCAGGTAGACCTGCCGGGAAATCTACATTCCGGTCTGGTGCATGCCAATCGTATTCTTACAAATATCGATGGAATCGCCTTTAACTATTTTGACGAATCCGATGTTGTTCGCCACCACCTGGTTCAAAAAATTATCAAAGCCTACAGCACAAGTAAAAAAACGCCGAAAAAGAGATAA
- a CDS encoding response regulator: MKLFHGSIRKKLIVLVLLATMPVFLVLLVTLLQNRNSAIKLAERDTALYLNGFAEIQRRITNSTQTLLRTVACIPEISSLNMERSRVVLETLLEANPIYTNVILVDLTGNVVAAGRNHDTAKKLNFGDRKQFKEAVASKGFASGEFVVGKSTQKAIFPFGMAVLNTQGEVTGAMIIGVNLDHYGKLFERGNYPNNTFFGICDHNGIRLFRYPSNDLTAIGQPVKEKVYDAVATSGTKGSIFAIDSGGKERVMVYEPLRLLENGETPYMYMFMGFDHEQLQEKANSILQRLVVTSLLSLAFSLFIAWFIGGRSVVRLIDRLSRVAMDFSQGDKNVTSNIDYSDGEIGGLAQSFDSMVKNIHQREEEKNNLETRLQQAQKMEAIGTLAGGIAHDFNNILTVILGYTEMAREDAPADSKYAKDLSNVLAAGNRAKDLVKQILAFSRQGQVDRMPLKIQPLIKEGLKMLRSSIPTTISITENIDPTSGSVFADPTQIHQILVNLCTNAYHAMETTGGELAVTLRTAFINADDQTMLLHLTPGEYVELTVTDTGSGIGPDIIERIFDPYFTTKEVGKGTGMGLAIIHGILKEYGGAITVDSQLGKGSTFHIYIPVIEKEALPEMEESKDIPMGNERILFIDDEELLAEMGKDMLERLGYHVTVRFSSAEALATFQNTPNEFDIVITDQTMPEMTGSDLARRMIQIRPDIPIILCTGYSNLIDEDSAKVLGVKEFALKPLTKGIISRLIRKILDKKA; the protein is encoded by the coding sequence ATGAAACTTTTTCACGGATCAATTCGTAAAAAACTGATTGTTCTGGTTTTGCTGGCGACAATGCCCGTGTTTCTGGTGCTTCTTGTTACGCTACTGCAAAACAGGAACAGTGCCATCAAGCTCGCCGAAAGAGACACCGCTCTCTACCTTAATGGATTTGCAGAAATCCAGAGACGGATAACCAACTCCACCCAAACTCTTTTGCGCACAGTCGCCTGCATCCCTGAAATATCTTCACTGAACATGGAAAGGTCACGCGTTGTGCTCGAAACTTTGCTGGAAGCCAACCCGATCTATACAAATGTCATCTTGGTTGATCTCACAGGCAATGTTGTAGCGGCTGGCAGAAATCATGATACAGCCAAAAAACTGAACTTCGGAGACCGCAAACAGTTTAAGGAGGCAGTTGCTTCCAAAGGATTCGCTTCTGGCGAGTTTGTTGTCGGCAAGTCAACGCAGAAGGCAATTTTTCCTTTTGGAATGGCGGTCTTGAACACTCAAGGTGAGGTAACAGGGGCCATGATCATCGGTGTCAACCTCGATCATTATGGCAAGTTGTTTGAGCGCGGGAATTACCCCAACAACACCTTCTTCGGTATCTGCGATCATAATGGTATCCGATTGTTTCGTTACCCAAGTAACGATCTTACTGCCATTGGCCAGCCGGTTAAGGAAAAAGTGTATGACGCAGTTGCCACTAGCGGCACGAAGGGGAGTATTTTTGCAATTGACTCCGGGGGAAAAGAACGGGTCATGGTTTATGAACCTCTCCGCTTGCTGGAAAATGGTGAAACTCCCTACATGTACATGTTTATGGGATTTGACCATGAACAGTTGCAGGAAAAGGCCAACTCCATTTTACAGCGTTTAGTTGTTACCAGCCTCTTATCGCTTGCTTTTTCGCTCTTTATTGCCTGGTTCATTGGCGGCAGAAGTGTGGTCCGGCTTATTGATAGGCTTTCTCGTGTTGCCATGGATTTCAGCCAGGGTGACAAAAACGTGACCAGTAATATTGATTACAGTGACGGAGAGATAGGTGGTCTGGCCCAATCCTTTGACAGTATGGTTAAAAATATTCATCAAAGGGAAGAGGAAAAAAACAATCTTGAAACACGCCTTCAGCAAGCCCAGAAGATGGAGGCCATCGGCACACTTGCGGGTGGTATTGCTCATGACTTTAATAATATTCTCACGGTCATACTTGGCTATACTGAGATGGCCCGTGAGGACGCTCCCGCCGACTCTAAGTATGCAAAGGATCTATCGAATGTTCTTGCTGCCGGAAATCGTGCTAAGGATCTGGTTAAACAGATTCTTGCCTTTAGCCGGCAGGGTCAGGTCGATCGTATGCCACTAAAGATTCAGCCGCTTATTAAAGAGGGGTTGAAGATGCTCAGATCTTCAATTCCAACCACGATAAGTATCACTGAAAATATTGATCCAACCAGTGGATCAGTTTTCGCTGACCCAACCCAGATACATCAGATTTTGGTGAATCTTTGTACCAATGCCTATCATGCCATGGAAACTACAGGTGGAGAACTTGCGGTTACCTTAAGGACTGCTTTCATCAACGCGGATGATCAAACCATGCTTTTGCATCTCACTCCTGGCGAATACGTTGAGCTTACTGTAACCGACACAGGAAGTGGCATAGGGCCGGATATTATCGAGAGGATATTCGACCCGTATTTTACCACCAAGGAAGTTGGCAAAGGCACAGGCATGGGTCTGGCAATCATCCACGGGATACTGAAAGAGTATGGTGGGGCGATTACCGTTGACAGCCAGTTAGGAAAAGGATCGACTTTTCATATCTACATTCCAGTAATTGAAAAAGAAGCCTTACCTGAGATGGAAGAGTCTAAAGATATTCCGATGGGCAATGAACGGATCTTGTTCATTGATGACGAGGAACTTCTTGCCGAGATGGGCAAGGATATGCTTGAAAGGTTGGGCTACCATGTGACTGTTCGATTCAGTAGCGCTGAGGCATTGGCAACATTCCAAAATACTCCGAACGAATTTGACATAGTTATAACAGACCAGACCATGCCGGAGATGACTGGTTCAGACCTTGCCCGTCGAATGATACAGATACGACCTGATATTCCGATAATTCTTTGTACTGGATACAGTAACCTTATCGACGAAGATTCGGCAAAGGTTCTTGGAGTTAAAGAGTTTGCCTTAAAGCCCTTGACCAAAGGCATAATTTCCAGACTGATTCGCAAAATCCTGGATAAAAAGGCATGA
- a CDS encoding pyridoxine 5'-phosphate synthase has translation MAGASGIVVHLREDRRHIQDRDVYLLRQTIKTKLNLEMGAAKEIIDIALDIKPDMITLVPEKRQELTTEGGLDVYQQKKKLTSIIKQMSKANIPVSLFIDPDPKQVQAALDVGATFVEIHTGCYCDAISKEEMDKEFDLVASAADLAHGLGLRVYAGHGLNYLTTARVAALDSIEELSIGHAVMARAIFVGLDQAVREMGAIITNAC, from the coding sequence TTGGCAGGGGCAAGTGGCATCGTTGTCCACCTTCGGGAAGATCGACGCCACATCCAGGACAGAGATGTCTACCTGTTGCGGCAAACGATTAAGACCAAACTCAACCTGGAGATGGGTGCGGCAAAAGAGATTATCGATATCGCCCTGGATATAAAGCCGGACATGATAACTTTGGTTCCGGAAAAGCGTCAGGAGCTTACCACTGAAGGCGGCTTAGATGTTTACCAGCAGAAGAAAAAACTGACCTCAATAATCAAACAGATGAGTAAGGCCAACATCCCGGTCAGTCTGTTTATTGATCCTGACCCCAAGCAGGTTCAGGCAGCACTTGATGTGGGCGCTACTTTTGTTGAAATCCACACCGGCTGCTATTGCGATGCGATCTCAAAAGAGGAGATGGACAAGGAGTTTGACCTGGTCGCCTCAGCAGCTGACCTGGCCCATGGCCTCGGCCTCCGGGTCTACGCCGGACATGGCCTCAACTACCTGACGACGGCTCGGGTTGCGGCCCTTGATTCAATTGAGGAGTTGAGTATTGGCCACGCAGTCATGGCACGAGCTATATTTGTAGGACTGGATCAGGCTGTCCGAGAGATGGGGGCAATTATCACTAATGCCTGTTAA